The following coding sequences lie in one Posidoniimonas polymericola genomic window:
- the cyoE gene encoding heme o synthase, whose amino-acid sequence MSTGATTLAIPRREAAADSKLRDYAELAKPRITILELVTAVAGMYLATHAQWSAGTVVATLLGAGLLAASANTLNQYIERRLDAKMTRTAGRPLPAGRMAPVEALVFGTVCVSVGFTLLVLGVNLTTALLGLLSWFLYVAVYTPLKMRTPLNTTVGAVSGALPIVMGWTAGGGALDTTALGLFLVLFLWQYPHFMAIAWLCRDDYAAAGYKMDTTVEPTGARAGAFAVAGAAMLLPAALLPALRTAYSAQTYAVLTTLFTLAFLLAAAWFLVRRNERNARLLLRASLLYLPAWMTVLCLFGS is encoded by the coding sequence ATGAGCACTGGCGCGACCACCCTGGCGATCCCTCGGCGTGAAGCCGCCGCCGATTCGAAACTGCGTGACTACGCGGAGCTGGCCAAGCCCCGCATCACGATCCTGGAGCTCGTGACCGCGGTCGCCGGCATGTACCTGGCGACCCACGCCCAGTGGTCGGCCGGCACGGTCGTCGCGACGCTGCTGGGCGCCGGGCTGCTGGCCGCCAGCGCCAACACGCTCAACCAGTACATCGAGCGTCGCCTCGACGCGAAGATGACCCGCACGGCGGGCCGCCCGCTCCCCGCCGGCCGCATGGCCCCGGTCGAGGCCCTGGTGTTCGGCACGGTCTGCGTGTCGGTCGGCTTCACGCTGCTGGTGCTGGGCGTCAACCTGACGACCGCGCTGTTGGGCCTGTTGAGCTGGTTCCTGTACGTGGCGGTCTACACCCCGCTCAAGATGCGCACCCCGCTCAACACGACCGTCGGCGCCGTCAGCGGCGCGCTGCCGATCGTGATGGGCTGGACCGCCGGGGGCGGGGCGCTCGACACCACCGCACTCGGCTTGTTTTTGGTGCTGTTCCTGTGGCAGTACCCGCACTTCATGGCGATCGCCTGGCTCTGCCGTGACGACTACGCCGCCGCCGGCTACAAGATGGACACCACGGTCGAGCCAACCGGCGCCCGCGCCGGCGCGTTCGCCGTGGCGGGCGCGGCGATGCTGCTCCCCGCGGCCCTGCTGCCGGCCCTGCGGACCGCGTACTCGGCCCAGACCTACGCCGTGCTCACGACGCTCTTCACCCTGGCGTTCCTGCTGGCCGCGGCGTGGTTCTTGGTCCGCCGCAACGAACGCAACGCCCGACTGCTGCTGCGGGCCAGCCTGCTGTACCTGCCGGCGTGGATGACCGTGCTGTGCCTGTTCGGCTCCTAG
- a CDS encoding ABC transporter ATP-binding protein: MDNQVAAVHVADLRYKYGDREALRGLSLDVRPGELFAVLGPNGSGKTTFFRILSTLAPLQQGTVSVFGADLKTQADQVRAALGVVFQAPSLDKHLTVNENLRCHGLLYGLSGATLLRRCEEMLEQLGVADRAEDKVGDLSGGLRRRVELAQGMLHSPRLLLLDEPSTGLDPAARSDLWRYLAQARDAEGVTVLTTTHLLEEADRADRIAIVHEGRVAALDTPDALKSQVGGDSITLRTENPSELAAAITEKFDVPANVLDHSVRLEQPGGAAWAPKLFEAFGDRITELTIGKPSLEDVFIDRTGHRFFGSEFKSAEETAKKKKRKH, translated from the coding sequence ATGGACAACCAAGTCGCCGCGGTTCACGTTGCCGACCTGCGCTACAAGTACGGCGACCGCGAGGCGCTCCGCGGCCTGTCGCTCGACGTGCGGCCGGGCGAGCTGTTCGCCGTACTCGGCCCCAACGGCAGCGGCAAGACCACCTTCTTCCGCATCCTCTCGACCCTCGCGCCGCTGCAGCAGGGGACAGTTAGCGTGTTCGGCGCCGACCTCAAGACCCAGGCCGACCAGGTCCGCGCGGCGCTCGGCGTCGTGTTCCAGGCGCCGAGCCTCGACAAGCACCTGACCGTCAACGAGAACCTCCGCTGCCACGGCCTGCTGTACGGGCTGAGCGGCGCGACGCTGCTCCGCCGCTGCGAGGAGATGCTCGAGCAGCTGGGCGTCGCGGATCGCGCCGAAGACAAAGTGGGCGACCTGTCGGGCGGACTCCGCCGCCGGGTGGAGCTGGCCCAGGGGATGCTGCACAGCCCGCGGCTGCTGCTGCTGGACGAGCCGTCGACCGGCCTCGACCCGGCCGCCCGCAGCGACCTCTGGCGGTACCTGGCCCAGGCCCGCGACGCCGAGGGCGTCACCGTGCTGACCACCACGCATTTGCTGGAAGAAGCCGACCGCGCGGACCGGATCGCCATCGTGCACGAGGGCCGGGTCGCGGCGCTCGACACGCCCGACGCGCTGAAGTCGCAGGTCGGCGGCGACTCGATCACACTCCGCACAGAAAACCCCTCAGAACTGGCGGCGGCGATCACCGAGAAGTTTGACGTGCCCGCCAACGTGCTCGACCACTCGGTGCGGCTCGAGCAGCCGGGCGGCGCCGCCTGGGCGCCGAAGCTGTTCGAGGCATTCGGCGACCGCATCACCGAGCTGACCATTGGCAAGCCGAGCCTCGAGGACGTGTTCATCGACCGCACCGGGCACCGCTTCTTCGGCAGCGAGTTCAAGTCGGCCGAAGAGACCGCGAAGAAGAAAAAGCGGAAGCATTAG
- a CDS encoding ABC transporter permease: MNSATVPALPVVFALSQRELVRFFRQRNRVIGAFLQPIIFWLLFSEGLRSSNLGYTHFYPGTLAMILLFTAIFATISIIEDRNEGFLQGVLVAPVPRMAMVLGKVIGGASIAMIQAILFMLLGWLTSPEINPPLLQALAGVGLMVVVSIALTSLGFLIAWRMNSSQAYHAIMSVFLFPMWLLSGAFFPQGKDGLLGWVVALNPLTYGVAGLKRHLVLTLSGLAPPTVADGNTPPLWLCWLVSVVFAVVMLGLCWRVAGTRTKGDFVS; this comes from the coding sequence ATGAACTCCGCCACTGTCCCTGCCTTGCCGGTCGTGTTCGCGCTCTCGCAGCGGGAGCTGGTGCGGTTCTTCCGCCAGCGCAACCGGGTGATCGGCGCGTTCCTGCAGCCGATCATCTTCTGGCTGCTCTTCAGCGAGGGCCTGCGGTCGAGCAACCTGGGGTATACGCACTTCTACCCCGGCACGCTGGCGATGATCCTGCTGTTCACGGCGATCTTCGCGACCATCTCGATCATCGAGGACCGCAACGAGGGCTTCCTGCAGGGGGTGCTGGTGGCGCCGGTGCCGCGGATGGCGATGGTGCTCGGCAAGGTGATCGGCGGCGCGTCGATCGCCATGATCCAGGCGATCCTGTTCATGCTGCTCGGCTGGCTCACCAGCCCGGAGATCAACCCGCCGCTGCTGCAGGCGCTGGCCGGCGTGGGGCTGATGGTGGTGGTGTCGATCGCGCTGACCTCGCTCGGCTTCCTGATCGCGTGGCGGATGAACTCCAGCCAAGCGTACCACGCCATCATGAGCGTGTTCCTGTTCCCGATGTGGCTGCTGTCCGGCGCGTTCTTCCCGCAGGGCAAGGACGGGCTGCTCGGCTGGGTGGTCGCCCTCAACCCGCTGACCTACGGCGTGGCCGGGCTGAAGCGGCACCTGGTGCTGACGCTCAGCGGCCTTGCGCCGCCGACGGTCGCCGACGGCAACACGCCGCCGCTGTGGCTCTGCTGGCTGGTGAGCGTCGTGTTTGCCGTGGTCATGCTCGGCCTCTGCTGGCGGGTAGCGGGCACACGCACCAAGGGGGACTTTGTCTCGTGA
- a CDS encoding COX15/CtaA family protein, with the protein MTDATTIQPSRVSPWPRRWALLLCALTFPLLWVGGLVTSTDAGMAVPDWPTTYGYNMFAYPLSTWFFAPWDLFVEHGHRLLGSLVGLLTIGLVVAVWWTDRRRWLRWLTVAALALVIVQGVLGGMRVMMNERQLAMVHGCTGPLFFALACVMLAMTSRWWSAGGATNRRSMGVPLAATALFAYLQLVIGAQLRHVPVTVSPWAFAGLVKLHLVMAAVVSGHVAWSTAAVWRRPAGPGVLRLLTAGLSLALVIQLSLGACTWVVKYGLPGWAFGWLPATIGANVADGLAQTHIATAHSATGSLILGLAAAGATLALRFAAFAADTSPAARPTPANSISANSPSAN; encoded by the coding sequence ATGACTGACGCCACGACAATCCAGCCTAGCCGGGTATCTCCGTGGCCACGGCGGTGGGCGCTGCTGCTGTGTGCTCTGACCTTCCCGCTGTTGTGGGTCGGCGGCCTGGTGACCTCGACCGACGCGGGCATGGCGGTGCCCGACTGGCCGACGACCTACGGCTACAACATGTTCGCCTACCCGCTCTCGACCTGGTTCTTTGCGCCGTGGGACCTGTTTGTCGAGCACGGCCACCGGCTGCTTGGCTCGCTGGTTGGCTTGCTGACCATTGGGTTGGTGGTTGCGGTCTGGTGGACCGACCGCCGGCGGTGGCTGCGGTGGCTGACGGTCGCGGCGCTAGCGCTAGTGATTGTGCAGGGCGTGCTCGGCGGGATGCGGGTGATGATGAACGAGCGGCAACTGGCGATGGTCCACGGCTGCACCGGCCCGCTGTTCTTCGCGCTGGCGTGCGTGATGCTGGCGATGACCTCGCGGTGGTGGTCGGCGGGCGGTGCGACAAATCGTCGCAGCATGGGCGTGCCGCTCGCGGCGACCGCCCTGTTCGCCTACTTGCAGCTGGTGATCGGCGCCCAGCTGCGGCATGTTCCGGTGACGGTCAGCCCGTGGGCGTTCGCGGGGCTGGTGAAGCTGCACCTGGTAATGGCGGCCGTAGTTTCAGGGCATGTGGCGTGGTCGACCGCCGCGGTCTGGCGTCGGCCGGCGGGGCCTGGGGTGCTGCGGCTGCTGACCGCGGGGTTGTCGCTGGCGCTGGTCATTCAGCTCTCGCTGGGGGCGTGCACCTGGGTGGTGAAGTACGGGCTCCCCGGCTGGGCCTTCGGCTGGCTGCCGGCTACCATAGGGGCTAACGTAGCGGACGGATTGGCTCAAACCCACATCGCGACCGCGCACAGCGCGACCGGCTCCCTCATCCTGGGCCTGGCCGCCGCCGGCGCGACGCTTGCCCTCCGTTTTGCTGCCTTTGCCGCGGACACCTCCCCCGCAGCGCGACCGACCCCCGCAAATTCAATCTCAGCGAACTCACCTTCAGCGAACTGA
- a CDS encoding DUF420 domain-containing protein has product MSTLLSILPLAAANPIVHVNAALNALAAVLLVLGYVLIKQRKEVAHKRVMLTAFAVSSAFLVCYLYYHYQVQHVKFTAEGPVRYVYYGILLSHVLLALSVPPLALTTIYFGHKALACNSPQSDESCSPEERATRGQYRIEHRRIARITFPVWLYVSVTGVLVYVMLYHLWPPAGL; this is encoded by the coding sequence GTGAGCACGCTGCTCAGTATTCTTCCGTTGGCCGCCGCCAACCCGATTGTGCACGTCAACGCCGCGCTCAATGCGCTGGCCGCCGTCTTGCTAGTGCTCGGCTATGTGCTGATCAAGCAGCGCAAGGAAGTCGCGCACAAACGCGTGATGCTGACCGCGTTCGCGGTGTCGTCCGCGTTCCTGGTCTGCTACCTGTACTACCACTACCAGGTGCAGCACGTGAAGTTCACGGCCGAGGGCCCGGTCCGCTATGTCTATTACGGAATCCTGTTGTCGCACGTGCTGCTCGCCCTGTCGGTGCCGCCGCTCGCTCTGACAACCATCTACTTCGGGCACAAGGCCTTGGCGTGCAACTCGCCGCAATCGGACGAGTCGTGCTCCCCCGAGGAACGGGCGACCCGCGGGCAGTATCGAATCGAACACCGCCGAATTGCCCGGATTACCTTCCCTGTGTGGTTGTACGTCTCGGTGACGGGCGTGCTGGTGTACGTAATGCTGTACCACCTATGGCCGCCGGCCGGGCTGTAG